In Nocardia yunnanensis, one DNA window encodes the following:
- a CDS encoding helix-hairpin-helix domain-containing protein, whose translation MTDPTWPRGIGAPATRALTAAGYTSVEQLAGAREHDLLALHGMGPKAIRVLREALTAQGLDFA comes from the coding sequence ATGACCGATCCAACCTGGCCGCGCGGTATCGGCGCCCCCGCGACCCGAGCCCTCACCGCCGCCGGATACACCAGCGTGGAACAACTGGCCGGAGCCCGCGAGCACGACCTCCTAGCCCTGCACGGCATGGGCCCCAAGGCCATTCGCGTCCTCCGCGAAGCCCTCACCGCCCAGGGCCTGGATTTCGCCTGA
- a CDS encoding acyl-CoA dehydrogenase family protein, giving the protein MHTHDVFNQVPPIFPFDSSRHPALIEGLHREGAGWAEDEVRELGRLAGDPRTQEWGRLVNENPPVLHTHDRFGNRIDEVEFHPYWHNLMEVAVSHGLHGAPWRDDRPGAHTARAAKLFAWGMSDAGHMCPISMTYAVVPALRHNPELAAKYEPLLASPVYDFGLREPSSKAGLIAGMSMTEKQGGSDVRANTTTATPLSDGTYRIVGHKWFTSHPMGDMFLTLAQAPGGLSCFLLPRVLPDGTRNALRIQRLKDKLGNKSNASSELEYENAIGWLVGQEGAGVKTIIEMVNMTRLDCVIGSATVMRTGAVFATHHARHRKAFGKHLVDQPAMRNVLADLVIESDAAATVMMRLAGATDRADSDPAEAALRRIALAVTKYWVCKRAPAHAAEALECFGGNGYAEESGMPRLYREAPLMSIWEGSGNVAALDALRAMGRQPETVEAFFDEVNRSRGANRYLDDAIDRIGKELTDFADIEYRARRIVELMALVLQGAQLVRHGHAAVADAFCTTRFGGDWGIAFGTLPTGVDTESILQRAYVD; this is encoded by the coding sequence ATGCACACCCACGACGTCTTCAACCAGGTCCCGCCGATCTTCCCGTTCGACAGCTCGCGCCACCCCGCGCTGATCGAGGGCCTGCACCGGGAAGGCGCGGGCTGGGCCGAGGACGAGGTGCGGGAGCTGGGACGGCTCGCCGGCGACCCGCGCACGCAAGAGTGGGGCCGGCTGGTCAACGAGAACCCGCCGGTGCTGCACACCCACGACCGGTTCGGCAATCGCATCGACGAGGTGGAGTTCCACCCGTACTGGCACAACCTCATGGAGGTCGCGGTCAGCCACGGCCTGCACGGGGCGCCGTGGCGCGACGACCGGCCGGGCGCCCACACCGCCCGCGCCGCAAAGCTTTTCGCGTGGGGCATGTCCGACGCCGGGCACATGTGCCCGATCTCCATGACCTACGCGGTGGTGCCGGCGCTGCGCCACAATCCGGAACTGGCCGCGAAATACGAGCCGCTGCTGGCGTCGCCGGTCTACGACTTCGGTCTGCGCGAACCCTCCAGCAAGGCCGGTCTCATCGCCGGCATGTCGATGACCGAGAAGCAGGGCGGCTCCGACGTCCGGGCCAATACGACCACGGCGACACCGCTGTCCGACGGCACCTACCGGATCGTCGGCCACAAGTGGTTCACCTCCCACCCCATGGGCGACATGTTCCTGACGCTGGCGCAGGCGCCCGGCGGACTGTCGTGCTTCCTGCTGCCGCGCGTGCTGCCCGACGGCACCCGCAACGCGCTGCGCATTCAGCGCCTGAAGGACAAGCTGGGCAACAAGTCCAACGCTTCCTCCGAACTCGAATACGAGAACGCCATCGGCTGGCTGGTCGGCCAGGAGGGCGCGGGGGTGAAGACCATCATCGAGATGGTCAACATGACCCGGTTGGACTGCGTGATCGGCTCGGCCACCGTGATGCGCACCGGGGCGGTGTTCGCCACCCATCACGCGCGCCACCGCAAGGCGTTCGGCAAGCACCTCGTCGATCAGCCCGCCATGCGAAACGTGCTGGCGGACTTGGTGATCGAGTCCGATGCCGCGGCCACCGTCATGATGCGACTGGCCGGCGCCACCGACCGCGCCGACAGCGATCCGGCCGAGGCGGCATTGCGCCGCATCGCGCTGGCGGTCACCAAGTACTGGGTGTGCAAGCGCGCGCCCGCGCACGCGGCCGAGGCGCTGGAATGCTTCGGCGGCAACGGATATGCCGAGGAATCCGGTATGCCGCGGCTGTACCGCGAGGCGCCGCTCATGTCCATCTGGGAAGGCTCCGGCAATGTGGCGGCGCTGGACGCGTTGCGCGCCATGGGGCGTCAGCCCGAGACGGTCGAGGCGTTCTTCGACGAGGTGAACCGGTCGCGCGGCGCCAACCGCTACCTGGACGACGCGATCGACCGGATCGGCAAGGAGCTCACCGACTTCGCCGATATCGAATACCGCGCACGCCGCATCGTGGAGCTCATGGCGCTGGTTCTGCAAGGCGCGCAGCTGGTGCGGCACGGCCACGCCGCGGTCGCGGACGCCTTCTGCACCACCCGATTCGGCGGCGACTGGGGCATCGCCTTCGGTACGCTGCCGACCGGCGTCGACACGGAGTCGATCCTCCAGCGCGCCTACGTCGACTGA
- a CDS encoding TetR/AcrR family transcriptional regulator, which yields MAYRRTPAVQARLDAQAGVIVRSAMTVLSRDGFAGLSMAAVAAEAGVATGTVYKNFSGKAELVTAVFREVVTREVEAVAAAGAAGEGRSAADRVTAAVETFAGRALKNPKLAYVLLAEPVDAAVDVERLRFRRAFAETYVNAIADGVANGQLPPQDPRTSATALVGAIGEVLVGPLSEQLHSESVLPELVAFALRALGVRPESRGVPNE from the coding sequence ATGGCCTATCGGAGAACCCCGGCTGTCCAGGCGCGTCTGGATGCTCAAGCGGGCGTTATCGTGCGATCCGCCATGACCGTGCTGTCGCGAGACGGGTTCGCCGGACTGTCCATGGCCGCGGTCGCCGCCGAGGCCGGGGTCGCCACCGGCACGGTCTACAAGAACTTCAGCGGCAAGGCCGAATTGGTGACCGCCGTCTTCCGCGAGGTCGTCACCCGGGAGGTCGAGGCGGTCGCCGCGGCCGGGGCGGCGGGGGAGGGGCGCAGCGCCGCCGACCGCGTCACCGCCGCTGTCGAAACCTTCGCCGGACGCGCCCTCAAGAACCCCAAGCTGGCCTACGTGCTGCTCGCCGAACCGGTCGACGCGGCCGTCGACGTCGAGCGCTTGCGTTTCCGCCGCGCGTTCGCCGAGACCTACGTCAACGCCATCGCCGACGGGGTCGCGAACGGTCAACTGCCGCCGCAGGATCCGCGCACCTCGGCCACCGCGCTGGTCGGGGCGATCGGCGAGGTGCTGGTCGGCCCGCTGTCGGAACAGCTGCACAGCGAATCGGTGCTGCCGGAACTGGTCGCCTTCGCGCTGCGCGCGCTCGGCGTCCGGCCCGAATCCCGCGGCGTCCCCAACGAATAG
- a CDS encoding crotonase/enoyl-CoA hydratase family protein, whose translation MTVRVERNGPVYTVILHRPEARNAVDGPTAKALADAFRDFDADPTAAVAVLWGDGGTFCAGADLKALGTERSNAVTEDGDGPMGPTRMKLSKPVIAAVSGYAVAGGIELALWCDLRIAEQDSTFGVFCRRWGVPLIDGGTVRLPRIIGEGRAMDLILTGRAVGAPEALQIGLVTRVVPTGESRRAAEELALELAALPQTCLRSDRLSVLEQNGLEEPEAIANELRHGMKALMDGALDGAQRFASGAGRHGRPA comes from the coding sequence GTGACAGTCAGAGTGGAGCGCAACGGCCCCGTCTACACCGTGATCCTGCATCGCCCCGAAGCCCGCAACGCGGTCGACGGCCCCACCGCCAAGGCCCTCGCCGACGCCTTCCGCGACTTCGACGCCGACCCCACCGCCGCGGTCGCCGTGCTCTGGGGCGACGGCGGCACCTTCTGCGCGGGCGCCGACCTCAAGGCGCTGGGCACCGAACGCTCGAACGCGGTCACCGAGGACGGCGACGGCCCGATGGGCCCGACCCGCATGAAGCTCTCCAAACCGGTCATCGCCGCCGTCTCCGGCTACGCCGTCGCGGGCGGTATCGAACTCGCGCTCTGGTGCGATCTGCGAATCGCCGAGCAGGACAGCACCTTCGGCGTCTTCTGCCGGCGCTGGGGGGTGCCGCTCATCGACGGCGGCACCGTGCGGCTGCCGCGCATCATCGGCGAGGGCCGGGCCATGGATCTGATCCTCACCGGCCGGGCCGTCGGCGCGCCCGAGGCGCTGCAGATCGGCCTGGTCACCCGGGTGGTGCCGACCGGCGAATCCCGCCGTGCCGCCGAGGAACTCGCGCTCGAACTGGCCGCTCTCCCGCAGACCTGCCTACGTTCGGACCGACTGTCGGTGCTCGAACAGAACGGTCTCGAGGAACCAGAGGCGATCGCCAACGAGTTGCGCCACGGCATGAAAGCACTCATGGACGGCGCCCTCGACGGGGCGCAGCGCTTCGCCTCCGGGGCGGGCCGGCACGGCCGTCCGGCCTGA
- a CDS encoding carboxylesterase/lipase family protein, translating to MVATTDITTADGVVRGIRGRRVSRWRSIPFAAPPVGEFRFRAPRPVQPWSGVRDATDFGYAAVQHRDGARIGPRQQQPTGEDCLTLNVVAPNDPAAAPRPVMVFIHGGGYVIGTSALRLYSGARLALRGDVIVVSINYRLGVFGYVDFGEYSTPDRPFDANLGLRDQVAALEWVRRNIGAFGGDPNNVTIFGESAGAHAVLSLMCTPAAAGLFHRGIAQSAPADWGPTRAEARLFARRCLDELGVDPGDAARALRTAGANDLRRAADRAISKVMREQPGLFPVAPVVDGDYLPAPIITAFTEGTAHRLPLIIGTNRDEATLFVRFDDTLPTTPDRIRWVLGHVDQAVHESGEASTGLGQMMPTSARELHETLADPGVESRVAAAYPGFPGKRAAVRMGGDFTFWRPSVRVMEAHSRYAPTYAYRYDFAPRAIQLAGFGATHALDLVPVFGAVDSVVGRAMTAAGGHRAFREVSHQFQDNWLSFARTGTPLPNWPAYTEERRATLILDAPTRVENDPDRAKRLAWQGVRIPALT from the coding sequence ATGGTGGCAACGACAGACATCACGACCGCGGACGGCGTCGTCCGCGGGATCCGGGGCCGCCGCGTGTCACGCTGGCGGTCCATTCCTTTCGCGGCGCCCCCGGTGGGCGAGTTCCGGTTCCGGGCGCCGCGTCCGGTACAGCCCTGGAGCGGGGTGCGGGACGCCACCGACTTCGGTTATGCCGCAGTGCAACACCGCGACGGCGCCCGCATCGGCCCCCGCCAGCAGCAGCCCACCGGCGAGGACTGTCTGACGCTGAACGTGGTGGCCCCCAACGATCCTGCCGCCGCACCCCGCCCGGTGATGGTGTTCATCCACGGCGGCGGCTATGTCATCGGCACCTCGGCGTTGCGCCTGTACTCCGGCGCCCGGCTGGCATTGCGCGGCGACGTGATCGTGGTGTCGATCAACTACCGGCTCGGGGTGTTCGGTTACGTCGACTTCGGCGAATACTCCACGCCCGACCGGCCGTTCGACGCCAACCTGGGTCTGCGTGATCAGGTCGCGGCGCTGGAATGGGTGCGGCGCAATATCGGCGCGTTCGGCGGCGATCCGAACAATGTCACCATCTTCGGCGAATCCGCCGGCGCGCACGCGGTGCTCTCGCTGATGTGCACGCCCGCCGCCGCGGGGCTGTTCCATCGCGGCATCGCCCAGAGCGCGCCCGCCGACTGGGGACCGACCCGGGCCGAGGCGCGCCTGTTCGCCCGCCGCTGTCTCGACGAACTCGGGGTCGACCCCGGCGACGCGGCGCGGGCGCTGCGCACCGCGGGCGCGAACGACCTGCGCCGGGCCGCCGACCGCGCCATCTCCAAGGTGATGCGCGAACAGCCGGGGTTGTTCCCCGTCGCCCCGGTGGTGGACGGCGATTACCTGCCCGCGCCCATCATCACGGCGTTCACCGAGGGCACCGCGCACCGGCTACCGCTGATCATCGGCACCAACCGGGACGAGGCCACGCTGTTCGTCCGCTTCGACGACACCCTGCCCACCACCCCCGACCGCATTCGCTGGGTGCTGGGCCACGTCGACCAGGCGGTGCACGAGAGCGGCGAGGCGTCGACCGGTCTGGGCCAGATGATGCCCACCTCGGCGCGGGAACTGCACGAGACCCTCGCCGACCCCGGCGTCGAATCCCGGGTCGCCGCCGCCTATCCCGGCTTCCCGGGCAAGCGCGCGGCGGTCCGCATGGGCGGCGACTTCACCTTCTGGCGGCCGTCGGTGCGGGTCATGGAGGCGCACAGCCGCTACGCGCCCACCTACGCCTACCGCTACGATTTCGCCCCGCGCGCAATCCAATTGGCGGGATTCGGCGCCACCCACGCGCTGGATCTGGTGCCGGTGTTCGGGGCGGTGGACTCGGTGGTCGGCCGGGCCATGACCGCCGCGGGCGGGCATCGGGCCTTCCGTGAGGTGTCGCATCAGTTCCAGGACAACTGGCTGTCGTTCGCCCGCACCGGCACCCCGCTGCCGAACTGGCCCGCCTACACAGAGGAGCGGCGCGCCACGCTCATCCTGGATGCGCCGACCCGCGTCGAGAACGATCCGGATCGCGCCAAACGCCTTGCCTGGCAAGGAGTCCGGATCCCCGCCCTGACGTGA
- a CDS encoding DUF2630 family protein, producing MTEKDIHARIKELVDREHELRAQTTGGALDPEDERRQLAEIEVQLDQCWDLLRQRRARLDQGRNPDEAEVNSARQVEGYLQ from the coding sequence ATGACCGAAAAGGACATCCACGCGCGTATCAAGGAACTCGTGGACCGTGAGCACGAGCTGCGCGCGCAGACCACCGGCGGCGCACTCGACCCCGAGGACGAGCGCCGGCAGCTGGCCGAGATCGAGGTGCAGCTGGATCAGTGCTGGGACCTGCTGCGGCAGCGTCGCGCGCGCCTCGACCAGGGCCGCAATCCGGACGAGGCCGAGGTCAACTCCGCTCGACAGGTCGAGGGCTACCTGCAGTAG
- a CDS encoding PLP-dependent aminotransferase family protein, with protein sequence MDDDLPFMVDRESGTPLAVQVASGLRAAAVGGVLRGGDRLPSSRELAARLGVSRTVVIAAYDQLHAEGWLDGRHGSGTYLTAAPAPGGAPGEGAERVDPLAGLLDLAAGAPSIETLDAGAWRRAWRGASDRMPLVRKDRRGEPEYLEAVAEHLLRHRGLGAGSGSAVLATAGTSAAAGELAAALLRPGEVVALEDPGYQRAAGAFRAAGARVVAVPVDAEGLRVDLLPEDARLVYCTPAHQFPLGARMPAARRVALVEFARRVGALVIEDDYDGELRYDTAPLPLLATLAPDVVVHLGTTSKILTPTLGVGWLVADPAVAAAVLAYRELTGTAPAPAGQQVVAELARHGDLARHLRRLRREMPPRRALVVDELRGRGLEVRGDDAGSHVFVPLASAEQEDRAVAAARAEGVHLDALARHHVGPRHTFGLALGYAALPRAELPRAVRLAGDALARVVEWTA encoded by the coding sequence GTGGATGATGATCTGCCGTTCATGGTCGATCGGGAGAGTGGTACGCCGCTTGCGGTTCAGGTGGCCAGTGGGTTGCGGGCGGCGGCGGTCGGCGGGGTGCTGCGGGGTGGGGATCGGCTGCCGTCGTCGCGGGAACTCGCGGCGCGGCTCGGGGTGAGCCGGACTGTTGTGATCGCGGCCTATGACCAGTTGCATGCGGAGGGCTGGCTCGATGGGCGGCACGGGTCGGGGACCTATCTGACGGCCGCGCCCGCGCCCGGGGGCGCGCCGGGCGAGGGGGCGGAGCGGGTTGATCCGCTGGCGGGTCTGCTGGATCTGGCCGCGGGGGCACCGTCCATCGAGACGCTCGACGCCGGCGCGTGGCGGCGGGCGTGGCGGGGGGCTTCGGATCGAATGCCGCTGGTGCGCAAGGACCGTCGGGGTGAACCCGAGTATCTGGAGGCCGTCGCGGAGCATCTGCTGCGGCATCGGGGGCTGGGTGCGGGCAGCGGCAGCGCGGTGCTGGCCACCGCCGGAACCAGTGCGGCCGCCGGTGAACTCGCGGCGGCGCTGCTGCGTCCGGGGGAGGTGGTGGCCCTCGAGGATCCCGGATATCAGCGGGCGGCGGGTGCGTTCCGGGCGGCCGGGGCGCGCGTGGTCGCGGTGCCCGTGGACGCCGAGGGCCTGCGGGTGGACCTGCTGCCCGAGGACGCCCGCCTGGTGTATTGCACTCCCGCCCACCAGTTTCCGCTGGGCGCGCGCATGCCTGCCGCCCGCCGGGTCGCGCTCGTCGAATTCGCCCGGCGGGTGGGCGCTCTCGTCATCGAGGACGACTACGACGGCGAATTGCGTTACGACACCGCACCTTTGCCGCTGCTGGCCACCCTGGCGCCGGATGTGGTCGTGCACTTGGGCACCACCAGCAAGATCCTGACCCCCACCCTGGGCGTCGGCTGGCTGGTCGCCGACCCGGCCGTCGCCGCGGCGGTCCTGGCGTACCGGGAACTCACCGGTACCGCCCCCGCCCCGGCGGGCCAGCAGGTGGTGGCCGAGCTGGCCCGGCACGGGGATCTGGCCCGGCACCTGCGCCGCCTGCGCCGCGAGATGCCGCCGCGCCGCGCCCTCGTCGTGGACGAACTGCGCGGACGCGGCCTCGAGGTGCGCGGTGACGACGCCGGTTCGCATGTGTTCGTCCCGCTCGCCTCGGCCGAGCAGGAGGATCGGGCGGTGGCCGCCGCGCGGGCGGAAGGCGTCCATCTCGACGCCCTCGCCCGCCACCACGTCGGCCCGCGTCACACCTTCGGCCTGGCCCTCGGTTATGCCGCCCTGCCGCGGGCGGAGCTGCCGCGGGCGGTCCGGTTGGCCGGGGATGCGCTGGCCCGGGTCGTAGAGTGGACCGCATGA
- a CDS encoding pyridoxamine 5'-phosphate oxidase family protein, producing the protein MSETASTRTPLSPTLRSSLTRYKERGGADRAELDAVLDAGLICHLGVVLHGTPVVIPTIYGRDGDTLYLHGSTGSGNLRAAMTGDVSLTVTHVEGIVYARSAMHFSMNYRSAVIHGRPVELTDPDERMHALQMIVDQAAPGAWDAVRSPNKKELAATLVLALDLTEASVKTRAGGPRDEADDIAAGGVWAGVLPMRQVFDAPIPADDLAPGIETPAHVLRRCSDTVALA; encoded by the coding sequence ATGAGTGAGACAGCTTCGACTCGGACCCCATTGTCACCCACGCTCCGCAGCAGCCTCACCCGGTACAAGGAGCGGGGCGGCGCCGATCGCGCGGAATTGGATGCGGTGCTGGACGCCGGCCTGATCTGCCATTTGGGCGTCGTGCTGCACGGGACCCCGGTTGTCATCCCGACCATCTATGGGCGCGACGGTGACACCCTCTACCTGCACGGGTCCACCGGTTCCGGCAATCTGCGGGCCGCTATGACCGGCGACGTGTCATTGACGGTCACGCATGTGGAGGGCATCGTGTACGCGCGCTCGGCCATGCATTTCTCGATGAACTACCGGTCCGCGGTGATCCACGGCCGCCCGGTCGAGCTCACCGATCCGGACGAGCGCATGCACGCCCTGCAAATGATCGTGGATCAGGCCGCGCCCGGCGCGTGGGATGCGGTGCGCTCCCCCAACAAAAAGGAACTGGCCGCCACCCTCGTGCTGGCCCTCGACCTCACCGAGGCGTCGGTCAAGACGCGCGCCGGGGGTCCGCGGGACGAGGCCGACGATATCGCCGCGGGCGGCGTGTGGGCGGGCGTGCTGCCCATGCGGCAGGTCTTCGACGCCCCGATTCCCGCCGACGATCTGGCGCCGGGGATCGAGACTCCGGCGCATGTCCTGCGGCGGTGCAGCGACACCGTCGCGCTGGCGTAG